TGGGATGACGAGCGGCATGGTGAGTAAATGCCGCCGGACCAATTCCCCTTGCAGACCGGAGACTGTCTTCAACGACCGTCTTTTTTTGTTTGTTTTATGGAAAGAAGAATCATAAGAGAACTTGCTGATTTGCAGAGGAATGGATGGTTGAGCTAATTAGGATGCTTTAGACTATAAACAGCAAATGTATATTTAATGTGTTGCCATTATATATACATTTGCTTTACGGTTTGAATACAGTATGATATTATAATCATACGAATAGTGAGGTGATTATGTTGGCCAGAACTGCAAGTCTGAATATCCGGATTGACCCTGAAACCAAGCGGAGCGCGGAACAGCTTTTTTCGGCGTTTGGGATTACGCTAACCGACGCGGTGACCATGTTCTTACGCCAATCCATTATCACCGGCGGCCTGCCATTTGAATTGAAGCTGCCGCAGTATAACGCCGAAATGCTTGCCGCCATGGCGGAAGCAAATAAACTGGCAAAAAGCGGAATGGGTTTTGATACAGCCCAAAAACTACTGGGAAAATTGAAAGCTTGACGTTTAATTGCAATTTTACGAACCGGTTTGCGAAAGATTACGGCTGGCCGCATACGAAATCATGCCTGCAGTGTGGGTGACGGATCAAGAGTGCAGCCCTTCATTAAAAAAGGAGGGCTGCGTTTTTCATTCTGCTATGTTTATATGCTCCAGGCGGGTAAACGTAAAGTAACCTGTGCTGTCAATGTCGGCTATATAGTACTCTGGTGTGCCAATGCCGTTAAGTAATAAAAAATATCTGTGTTTTTCGCCATCATATAGCATCTTTAATTCAAAACCCGGCAGTTCAATGCAGTTTACTATTTCGTCGTTTATCTTAAATGTCAGCAAGTTAATCCCTCCTTATTACACATTTTATCACCATTATTTTGTAGTTGGTATTATTTTGTAGCCATAAGTATTAAAAAGTATAAATAATATTTATTTTTTAGCAAATTAACACTATTTTTGACGTATAAAATACTAATTAATGCGTCAAAACAATTTTTTTAGGCATTTAAAGTTATGATAAAAACTACTACTATTTTATAGGAGGATAAGCACCATATGGATGATATAAGATATACTTTACGCTTGAATAAAATCCTTTATAGGAAATTTCAACATATTGCCGATGATAATTTCCGTACTGTAAACAAAGAACTAGAAAAACTCATTACGTCCCATATTGCCGCTTATGAAAAAGATCATGGAGAAATCAAACTCTCGGATGAACATTGAATAACTGTTTTTGTAAGGACAATAAATAGTACATGTACTATTTATAATATATGTATTAATGATAATTCGTAACTTATCATTAAGCAAGGGGTTTGTTGTATGATAAGTTATGAAGTTTTTTGGCGCACGTTACACCGTGAAGGGGTAACAACGTACATGCTGCGCGAGAAGCATAATATCAGTCCGAATACCTTGACCCGTATGCGGAAGGGTGAGTATTTGAGCCTGCGAACGATTGAGGATTTATGTCGAATATTAAATTGTAAAATACAGGATATTGTAGAGTACATCCCGGATAAAGAATAAGCCGGCCTGATGCAAGCT
This genomic interval from Dendrosporobacter quercicolus contains the following:
- a CDS encoding type II toxin-antitoxin system RelB/DinJ family antitoxin, which gives rise to MLARTASLNIRIDPETKRSAEQLFSAFGITLTDAVTMFLRQSIITGGLPFELKLPQYNAEMLAAMAEANKLAKSGMGFDTAQKLLGKLKA
- a CDS encoding TraY domain-containing protein, which encodes MDDIRYTLRLNKILYRKFQHIADDNFRTVNKELEKLITSHIAAYEKDHGEIKLSDEH
- a CDS encoding helix-turn-helix domain-containing protein, with product MISYEVFWRTLHREGVTTYMLREKHNISPNTLTRMRKGEYLSLRTIEDLCRILNCKIQDIVEYIPDKE